A part of Pararhizobium sp. A13 genomic DNA contains:
- a CDS encoding trimethylamine methyltransferase family protein: protein MSENEPPHSSLTDTDAPMERRRRTGGRGADRSRKSTGGSKYLNLVNTMTKSTVLTEEALEAVHVASLTILEEVGMDVILPEARARMQAAGADVTPGTDRVRFDRGLIMDMISSVPSSFTMHARNPIRNVEIGGDNLVFAQIASAPFVADREGGRRAGNQEDYRKLVKLAQSYDIIHTTGGYPVEPVDIHASVRHLDCLSDMVKLTDKVFHCYSLGQQRNLDALEIARIGRGITAEQMDSEPSLFTIINTSSPLRLDGPMLQGIIEMSSRSQVVVVTPFTLAGAMAPVTIAGAVVQQNAEALAGIAFTQMVRRGAPVMYGGFTSNVDMKTGAPAFGTPEYMKAVIAGGQLARRYKIPYRTSNTNASNTLDAQAAYESALSLWALTQGGGNFIMHSAGWSEGGLTASFEKFILDVDMLQMVAEFLKPLDVSEDALGLDAVRDVGPGGHYFGTAHTLARYETAFYSPILSDWRNFETWTEAGRPTTYDHANRVFKEKLNEYERPPLDPGIEEELDAFVARRKAEGGVPTDF from the coding sequence ATGAGCGAGAACGAACCTCCGCACTCCTCTCTGACCGACACAGATGCTCCCATGGAACGCCGCCGACGAACCGGCGGGCGTGGCGCGGACCGGTCGCGCAAGAGTACGGGCGGTTCGAAATATCTCAACCTCGTCAATACGATGACGAAATCCACTGTCCTGACGGAAGAGGCGCTGGAGGCCGTGCACGTTGCCTCGCTGACGATCCTTGAGGAAGTCGGCATGGACGTCATCCTGCCCGAGGCACGCGCCCGCATGCAGGCTGCCGGGGCCGACGTGACGCCCGGCACCGACCGGGTCCGCTTCGATCGCGGTCTGATCATGGACATGATCTCGTCCGTACCTTCCAGCTTCACGATGCATGCCCGCAACCCGATCCGCAATGTCGAGATCGGTGGCGACAATCTGGTCTTTGCACAGATCGCGTCCGCCCCCTTCGTCGCTGATCGCGAAGGCGGACGCCGGGCCGGAAACCAGGAAGACTACCGTAAGCTGGTGAAGCTTGCCCAATCCTACGACATCATCCACACGACCGGCGGCTACCCGGTCGAGCCGGTCGATATCCATGCCTCGGTACGCCATCTCGATTGCCTCTCCGACATGGTGAAGCTGACCGACAAAGTGTTTCACTGCTATTCGCTCGGCCAGCAGCGCAACCTCGACGCCCTGGAAATCGCCCGCATCGGGCGCGGCATCACCGCCGAACAGATGGACAGCGAGCCCTCTCTTTTCACCATCATCAACACCTCCTCGCCGCTGCGCCTCGATGGACCGATGCTGCAGGGCATCATCGAAATGTCGTCGCGCAGCCAGGTCGTCGTCGTCACACCCTTCACCCTGGCGGGTGCCATGGCGCCGGTGACGATCGCGGGCGCCGTGGTCCAGCAAAATGCCGAGGCGCTGGCGGGTATCGCCTTTACCCAGATGGTCCGGCGCGGCGCACCGGTCATGTATGGTGGCTTCACCTCGAATGTCGACATGAAGACCGGCGCACCCGCTTTCGGCACGCCGGAATACATGAAGGCCGTGATTGCCGGCGGCCAGCTCGCGCGCCGCTACAAGATCCCCTACCGCACGTCGAATACCAATGCGTCGAACACGCTCGATGCGCAGGCCGCCTATGAATCCGCGCTGTCGCTCTGGGCGCTGACACAGGGCGGCGGCAACTTCATCATGCATTCGGCCGGCTGGAGCGAAGGCGGGCTGACGGCATCCTTCGAGAAATTCATTCTCGACGTCGATATGCTGCAGATGGTCGCCGAGTTCCTGAAACCGCTCGACGTCAGCGAGGATGCGCTTGGTCTCGACGCCGTTCGCGATGTCGGCCCGGGCGGCCACTACTTCGGCACGGCTCATACGCTCGCGCGGTATGAAACGGCCTTCTACTCGCCGATCCTGTCGGATTGGCGCAATTTCGAGACATGGACCGAAGCCGGGCGGCCGACGACCTATGATCACGCCAACCGCGTCTTCAAGGAGAAACTCAACGAATATGAGCGCCCACCGCTCGATCCGGGTATCGAGGAGGAACTCGACGCCTTCGTTGCCCGCCGGAAAGCCGAGGGCGGCGTTCCGACGGACTTTTAG
- the mnmD gene encoding tRNA (5-methylaminomethyl-2-thiouridine)(34)-methyltransferase MnmD has translation MTRENLENTAVPDRQTLEWHEGDMPYSQEFGDHFYCREDGRQECGHVFLSGNGLPGHWQRPGEFRIGELGFGTGLNFCETWRKWKETRPQGGELHFVSFERFPMRPGDIDRALSRWPEIDVERQTLVAQWPEKPSGYVTLDVGSDIRLTVVCGVAFDEIARFSGMFDAWYLDGFAPRRNPDMWSEELMRLVCDKTVDGGTFATYAAAGFVRRNLEAAGFAIERRPGFGAKREMLCGVKSTSHVA, from the coding sequence ATGACCCGCGAGAACCTGGAAAATACGGCAGTGCCTGATCGGCAAACGCTTGAGTGGCACGAGGGCGATATGCCCTATTCGCAGGAATTTGGCGACCATTTTTATTGCCGCGAGGATGGCCGACAGGAATGCGGCCATGTGTTTCTCTCTGGCAATGGTCTGCCGGGGCACTGGCAGCGGCCGGGTGAATTCCGTATCGGCGAGCTCGGCTTCGGCACCGGCCTGAACTTCTGCGAAACCTGGCGGAAATGGAAAGAGACGCGCCCCCAAGGAGGGGAGCTTCATTTCGTCTCATTCGAACGCTTTCCGATGCGCCCCGGCGATATCGACAGGGCATTGTCACGTTGGCCGGAAATCGACGTCGAACGGCAAACCCTCGTTGCGCAATGGCCAGAGAAGCCGAGTGGATATGTCACTCTCGACGTCGGCAGTGATATTCGCCTCACCGTCGTCTGCGGCGTCGCCTTTGACGAGATCGCCCGCTTTTCCGGCATGTTCGACGCCTGGTATCTCGACGGCTTCGCACCCCGGCGCAATCCCGATATGTGGTCGGAAGAGCTGATGAGACTGGTCTGCGACAAGACGGTCGATGGCGGCACGTTCGCCACCTATGCCGCCGCCGGCTTCGTCCGCCGCAATCTTGAGGCGGCCGGCTTCGCCATCGAGCGACGGCCCGGCTTCGGAGCCAAGCGCGAAATGCTCTGCGGCGTGAAATCGACATCCCACGTCGCTTAA
- a CDS encoding DEAD/DEAH box helicase, whose product MTTFKDLGLSEHVLSTLSSLGFETPTPIQAEAIPLVMEGHDLIGLAQTGTGKTAAFGLPMIEKMLADGKRPDPRNIRALVLAPTRELVNQIAANLKDFVKKTPIKIGLVVGGASINKQSEQLARGVDILVATPGRLLDLVNRRAVTLTQARYLVLDEADQMLDLGFIHDLRKISKLVPKNRQTLLFSATMPKAIAELAAEYLSNPKRVEVSPPGKAADKVEQYVHFVAGASQKTEILKKTLTENPDGRAMVFSRTKHGAEKLMKHLEHVGYSVASIHGNKSQGQRERALKAFRDGETRVLVATDVAARGIDIPGVTHVYNYDLPEVPDAYVHRIGRTARAGRDGIAIAFCAPDEIRLLRDIERLMKIDIAVASGEVPADRARPKGARGGNGARNASRPAGNGHNERRPRPQGGSDNAHRAERSAPSPFAGDDLLATGEGQQKKQHRKGQGPAAQAAHEQALAKRPGGNRNGRPGQKQGEWRNRNHGAAGNQNREGGNGAGAQGQRRRANGNGPRRDEA is encoded by the coding sequence TTGACCACTTTTAAAGACCTTGGCCTCTCCGAGCATGTTCTTTCGACCCTCTCCTCCCTGGGGTTCGAAACGCCGACGCCAATTCAGGCTGAAGCGATCCCGCTCGTGATGGAAGGCCATGACCTGATCGGTCTCGCCCAGACCGGCACCGGCAAGACGGCCGCTTTCGGCCTGCCGATGATCGAAAAGATGCTCGCCGACGGCAAGCGTCCCGATCCGCGCAACATTCGCGCCCTCGTTCTTGCTCCGACCCGCGAACTGGTGAACCAGATCGCCGCGAACCTGAAGGACTTCGTCAAGAAGACCCCGATCAAGATCGGCCTCGTCGTCGGCGGCGCATCGATCAACAAGCAGTCCGAGCAGCTCGCCCGCGGCGTCGACATTCTCGTCGCCACCCCCGGCCGCCTTCTCGATCTCGTCAACCGCCGCGCCGTGACCCTGACCCAAGCCCGCTACCTCGTTCTCGACGAGGCCGACCAGATGCTCGACCTCGGCTTCATCCACGACCTGCGCAAGATCTCCAAGCTGGTGCCGAAGAACCGCCAGACGCTGCTGTTCTCGGCCACCATGCCGAAGGCAATTGCCGAGCTTGCAGCCGAATATCTGAGCAACCCGAAGCGCGTCGAAGTCTCGCCTCCGGGCAAGGCTGCCGACAAGGTCGAGCAGTATGTTCACTTCGTTGCCGGCGCCAGCCAGAAGACCGAAATCCTCAAGAAGACGCTGACCGAGAACCCGGATGGCCGCGCCATGGTCTTTTCGCGCACCAAGCACGGCGCCGAGAAGCTGATGAAGCATCTGGAGCATGTCGGCTACTCTGTCGCTTCGATCCATGGCAATAAGAGCCAGGGTCAGCGCGAACGGGCTCTCAAGGCATTCCGTGACGGCGAGACACGCGTTCTCGTCGCAACCGACGTCGCCGCGCGCGGCATCGACATCCCGGGCGTCACCCACGTTTACAATTATGACCTGCCGGAAGTGCCGGACGCCTATGTGCACCGTATCGGTCGTACCGCCCGTGCCGGCCGCGACGGCATCGCGATCGCCTTCTGCGCTCCGGACGAAATCCGCCTGCTGCGCGATATCGAACGCCTGATGAAAATCGACATCGCTGTTGCGAGCGGCGAAGTTCCCGCCGATCGCGCTCGCCCGAAGGGGGCCCGCGGCGGCAATGGCGCCCGCAACGCGTCGCGTCCGGCCGGTAATGGACACAACGAGCGCCGCCCCCGCCCGCAGGGCGGCAGCGACAACGCGCACCGCGCTGAACGGTCGGCTCCGAGCCCTTTTGCAGGTGACGACCTTCTGGCAACTGGCGAAGGCCAGCAGAAGAAGCAGCACCGCAAGGGCCAGGGCCCGGCGGCCCAGGCGGCCCATGAGCAGGCACTTGCCAAACGCCCCGGCGGCAACCGCAATGGACGCCCCGGCCAGAAGCAGGGCGAATGGCGCAACCGCAACCACGGCGCCGCTGGCAACCAGAACCGCGAAGGCGGCAATGGCGCCGGTGCTCAAGGGCAGCGCCGCCGGGCCAACGGCAACGGACCGCGCCGCGACGAGGCATAA
- a CDS encoding DNA alkylation repair protein has translation MPEPLKNLLYPALVATMADHIAVNAGASAFDKARFIDLATRDMQQLELMQRSIQIRDALVETLPTEFAKAAAILSACLPQSGDSGLTGWALLPVSQFVAQRGLDDFDLSLALLKELTPHFTAEFGIRPFIHLDQERALATIGNWTADQNHHVRRLASEGTRPRLPWAMRLPALMRDPQPILPVLIALLDDPEEYVRRSVANGLNDIAKDHPDLVADFVAQHVDGASAERRQLLRHASRTLLKKGHAAALANFGFEPPCDITAALNIETNSVDFGHSLAFTLAITNRGAAPQQVMIDYAIHHRKANGGLAPKVFKWKNLTLKALETVKIPRQHAIRTITTRQYYPGGHRLEILVNGAILASGEFQLVMP, from the coding sequence ATGCCCGAACCGCTGAAGAACCTCCTATATCCCGCGCTCGTCGCAACCATGGCGGATCATATCGCCGTCAACGCAGGTGCTTCTGCTTTCGACAAGGCGCGTTTTATCGATCTCGCCACACGCGACATGCAGCAACTGGAACTGATGCAGCGGTCGATCCAGATTCGCGATGCGCTGGTTGAAACCCTCCCGACCGAGTTTGCCAAAGCAGCGGCCATCCTGTCCGCGTGCCTGCCGCAGAGCGGAGACTCGGGCCTAACAGGCTGGGCGCTCTTGCCGGTCAGCCAATTCGTGGCACAAAGGGGGCTGGATGATTTCGATCTTTCGCTCGCGCTGCTGAAAGAACTGACGCCGCATTTCACCGCTGAATTCGGCATCCGCCCTTTCATCCATCTCGATCAGGAACGGGCGCTGGCGACAATTGGCAACTGGACGGCAGACCAGAATCACCATGTTCGCAGGCTCGCCAGCGAAGGCACGCGGCCACGCCTTCCCTGGGCCATGCGGCTGCCCGCTTTGATGCGCGATCCGCAGCCGATCCTGCCGGTCCTCATTGCGCTTCTGGATGACCCGGAGGAGTATGTGCGCCGCTCGGTTGCCAACGGCCTGAACGACATCGCCAAGGATCATCCGGATCTGGTCGCCGATTTCGTGGCACAACATGTCGATGGCGCGTCGGCGGAGCGGCGGCAATTGCTGCGCCACGCCTCACGAACGCTGTTGAAAAAAGGACACGCGGCGGCTCTGGCGAACTTCGGCTTTGAGCCGCCCTGCGACATCACAGCAGCTTTGAACATTGAGACTAACAGCGTGGATTTCGGTCATTCGCTCGCCTTCACGCTCGCCATCACCAATCGGGGTGCTGCCCCGCAACAAGTGATGATCGACTACGCGATCCACCATCGCAAAGCCAATGGCGGCCTCGCGCCCAAAGTCTTCAAGTGGAAGAACCTCACGCTCAAAGCCCTTGAAACCGTGAAAATACCTCGCCAGCATGCCATCCGCACCATCACCACGCGGCAATATTATCCCGGCGGCCACCGGCTCGAAATCCTGGTAAACGGCGCAATTCTGGCAAGCGGTGAGTTTCAACTCGTCATGCCATGA
- a CDS encoding FAD-dependent oxidoreductase, whose translation MTDLLIIGGGIMGLWAGVMAERAGLKTLLVERAAIGAGASGGVLGALMPHMPDRWNAKKQFQFDALVSLESEIATLEAETGLSAGYRRSGRLMPLAKPHLRGIALRHQQDALVNWRAGNRQFHWHVHDQPPVDDWLDSAFAESGVVFDTLAARVAARPYLAMLSTYLRRSRYVQIEEGWDVVHIDVVAGRADFADGRAEAFGDCILANGVGAFPLLDSLANAPVSTGTGVKGQAALLKADIDPSLPVVFTDGLYIVPHENGMVAVGSTSENTFEAPFSTDEQLDTLLARATELVPLIRDASVIERWAGVRPKAIGRDPMVGRHPDHRRIRALTGGFKISFGIAHRLAASVIGEICGEPDDTLPASFRCKSHLDLLKL comes from the coding sequence ATGACGGATCTGTTGATCATCGGCGGCGGCATCATGGGGCTCTGGGCCGGCGTGATGGCCGAGCGGGCCGGACTGAAAACGCTGCTGGTCGAGCGCGCCGCGATCGGCGCGGGCGCGAGCGGCGGTGTACTCGGCGCGCTGATGCCGCATATGCCGGACCGGTGGAATGCCAAGAAGCAGTTTCAGTTCGACGCCCTCGTTTCGCTGGAAAGTGAGATTGCAACGCTTGAGGCCGAGACCGGCCTTTCGGCGGGCTATCGCCGTTCAGGCCGCCTCATGCCTCTGGCCAAGCCGCATCTGCGCGGCATCGCCCTTCGCCATCAGCAGGACGCGCTCGTCAACTGGCGCGCTGGGAACAGGCAATTCCATTGGCATGTCCATGACCAGCCTCCCGTCGACGATTGGCTTGACAGCGCCTTTGCAGAAAGCGGCGTAGTGTTCGACACACTCGCCGCAAGGGTCGCCGCCCGGCCATACCTTGCCATGCTCTCCACCTATCTGCGCCGCTCGCGGTATGTGCAGATCGAAGAGGGGTGGGATGTCGTTCATATCGACGTGGTCGCGGGACGCGCTGACTTCGCCGATGGCCGCGCGGAGGCTTTTGGCGACTGCATCCTTGCCAACGGCGTTGGCGCGTTTCCGCTGCTGGACAGTTTGGCGAATGCGCCCGTTTCGACCGGTACGGGCGTCAAAGGGCAGGCGGCGCTGCTCAAAGCCGATATTGATCCGAGCTTACCGGTCGTCTTCACGGATGGGCTTTATATCGTGCCGCATGAAAACGGCATGGTCGCCGTCGGCAGCACCAGCGAAAACACCTTCGAGGCGCCTTTTTCAACAGACGAGCAGTTGGATACCCTTTTGGCCCGCGCGACAGAGCTGGTACCGCTCATTCGCGACGCGTCGGTGATAGAACGCTGGGCTGGCGTGCGTCCGAAGGCCATAGGGCGCGATCCGATGGTTGGACGCCACCCGGATCACCGGCGGATCCGCGCCTTGACGGGCGGTTTCAAGATCAGCTTCGGCATCGCGCATCGTCTGGCGGCGAGCGTGATCGGTGAAATCTGCGGCGAACCCGATGACACTCTGCCTGCGTCGTTCCGCTGCAAGTCGCATCTCGACCTGTTGAAACTCTGA
- a CDS encoding transglutaminase family protein codes for MRLKISHTTEYTYDEPVQYSLQRLRLTPLTQPGQTVISWETSVEGAHMEVGYDDHFGNRVNLVSVNGDQTSIRITASGEVETEDKAGVYGVHQAYAPLWLYLRETPLTKMTKPIRNLAKAMSGDTDLAKMHALMGKINEIVEYSPGETGTETTAEEALQKKSGVCQDHAHIMIAAARTLGLPARYVSGYLMMEDQPEQAASHAWAEVHLNGLGWVGFDAANNLCPDDRYVRIACGLDYRDAAPISGLVHGSATEALKVAVTVEQQEQSQTQSQ; via the coding sequence ATGCGTCTGAAGATCAGCCACACCACCGAATATACCTATGACGAGCCGGTGCAATATTCGCTGCAGCGTCTGCGGCTGACGCCGCTGACCCAGCCCGGCCAGACCGTCATTAGCTGGGAGACCTCCGTCGAGGGCGCCCATATGGAGGTCGGCTACGACGACCATTTTGGAAACCGGGTCAATCTGGTCAGCGTCAATGGCGACCAGACGTCCATTCGCATCACCGCCAGCGGCGAAGTCGAGACTGAGGACAAAGCCGGCGTATACGGTGTCCACCAGGCCTATGCGCCGCTCTGGCTTTACCTGCGCGAGACACCGCTGACGAAGATGACGAAGCCGATCCGCAATCTTGCCAAGGCAATGAGCGGCGATACGGATCTTGCCAAGATGCATGCGCTGATGGGCAAGATCAATGAGATTGTCGAATACAGCCCGGGCGAAACCGGAACGGAAACGACGGCAGAGGAAGCCTTGCAAAAGAAGAGCGGCGTCTGCCAGGATCATGCGCATATCATGATTGCAGCCGCTCGCACGCTCGGCCTGCCCGCCCGCTACGTCTCCGGCTATCTGATGATGGAAGACCAGCCCGAACAGGCGGCAAGCCATGCCTGGGCGGAAGTGCATCTGAACGGTCTCGGATGGGTCGGCTTCGACGCCGCCAACAACCTCTGCCCCGACGATCGCTATGTCCGCATCGCCTGCGGCCTCGACTACCGCGATGCAGCGCCGATCTCCGGGCTCGTTCATGGTTCAGCAACGGAAGCCCTGAAGGTGGCGGTGACTGTGGAGCAGCAGGAACAGAGCCAGACGCAGAGCCAGTAA
- a CDS encoding circularly permuted type 2 ATP-grasp protein has product MMNADNSPRQPYSTYNDWYASQDRARLIAKSKEAENIFRKTGITFAVYGHADSSEKLIPFDLIPRIISGREWRKLAQGIEQRVIALNAFLDDIYHKQEIIKAGRIPRELIERNEAFLPQMIGFRPPGGVYTHIVGTDIVRTGEDQFYVLEDNARTPSGVSYMLENRETMMQMFPELFHQNRVRPVENYPYLLRHSLASLAPPGCDGKPRVAVLTPGIYNSAYYEHAFLADMMGVELVEGSDLRVIDGRVKMRTTRGYEAIDVLYRRVDDDYLDPLTFKPESALGIPGIMDVYRAGNITIANAPGTGICDDKAIYSYMPEIVEFYTGRKALLENVPTWRCSEPDSLKYVLENLADLVVKEVHGSGGYGMLVGPTASKKERTVFAEKLKTRPANYIAQPTLSLSTVPILVNKGIAPRHVDLRPYVLVSDKVQIIPGGLTRVALKAGSLVVNSSQGGGTKDTWVLED; this is encoded by the coding sequence ATGATGAATGCGGACAATAGCCCGCGCCAGCCTTACTCGACTTACAATGATTGGTACGCCAGCCAGGACAGGGCCCGCCTGATTGCAAAATCAAAAGAGGCCGAAAACATCTTCCGCAAGACGGGGATTACCTTCGCGGTCTACGGACACGCCGACAGCTCCGAAAAACTCATCCCCTTCGACCTGATCCCGCGCATCATTTCCGGCCGCGAATGGCGCAAGCTGGCGCAAGGCATCGAGCAGCGGGTCATCGCTCTCAACGCTTTCCTCGACGACATCTACCACAAGCAGGAAATCATCAAGGCGGGCCGCATCCCGCGCGAGCTGATCGAGCGCAACGAAGCCTTCCTGCCGCAGATGATCGGTTTCCGGCCGCCGGGTGGCGTCTATACACACATCGTCGGCACGGACATCGTGCGCACCGGTGAAGATCAGTTCTATGTTCTGGAAGATAATGCCCGCACCCCGTCCGGTGTCAGCTACATGCTGGAAAACCGTGAGACGATGATGCAGATGTTCCCGGAACTCTTCCATCAGAACCGCGTCCGCCCGGTCGAGAACTACCCCTATCTGCTGCGCCACAGCCTCGCGTCGCTGGCGCCTCCCGGCTGCGATGGAAAACCGCGCGTCGCGGTGCTCACGCCCGGTATCTACAACTCGGCCTATTACGAACACGCCTTCCTCGCCGACATGATGGGTGTCGAGCTTGTCGAAGGCTCGGACCTGCGCGTCATCGACGGCAGGGTGAAGATGCGGACGACGCGCGGCTACGAGGCGATCGACGTGCTTTACCGCCGCGTTGACGACGATTATCTCGATCCCCTCACCTTCAAGCCCGAATCGGCGCTCGGCATTCCAGGGATCATGGATGTGTATCGCGCCGGCAACATCACCATCGCCAACGCACCGGGTACCGGCATCTGCGACGACAAGGCGATCTATTCCTATATGCCGGAGATCGTCGAGTTCTATACCGGCCGCAAGGCTCTGCTGGAGAACGTGCCGACCTGGCGTTGTTCGGAACCCGACAGCCTGAAATATGTGCTCGAAAATCTTGCCGATCTTGTCGTCAAGGAAGTGCACGGTTCCGGCGGCTATGGCATGCTCGTCGGCCCGACGGCTTCCAAGAAAGAGCGCACCGTTTTCGCCGAAAAGCTTAAAACCCGGCCAGCAAACTACATTGCGCAGCCGACCCTTTCTCTCTCGACAGTGCCAATCCTCGTCAACAAGGGCATTGCTCCGCGCCATGTGGATCTGCGCCCCTATGTCCTGGTCTCCGACAAGGTGCAGATCATTCCGGGCGGACTGACCCGCGTGGCTTTGAAGGCTGGCTCGCTGGTGGTGAATTCCAGCCAGGGCGGCGGCACCAAGGATACCTGGGTTCTGGAGGACTGA
- a CDS encoding DMT family transporter, whose protein sequence is MTLERLAPAIFVLLWSTGWVMAKYAGIYADPLTFLVLRYLLATLLFIGFCLATGAAWPKTWTAAGHAVVSGIFLHGLYLGAVWWAIGQGVPAAISGIIAGLQPLMTAAVAPALIGENLSGQQRLGLILGFLGIALAVVPKVMAIDTGATPIHLFPVIINVLGMAAVTYGTIYQKRHLQDGDIRSIATLQYVGALIVTVPLAFFLEEMRVVWSVQLFAALGWAVLGLSMGAIALLLYLIRRGQVSRAASLIYLVPPLAAAQAWLFFDEALTLPMIVGTVIAVTGVYLTNRKTVPSPHKKRRVEPAAFSSLDA, encoded by the coding sequence ATGACTCTCGAACGCCTGGCTCCGGCCATTTTCGTTTTGCTCTGGTCGACGGGTTGGGTGATGGCGAAATATGCCGGCATCTACGCCGATCCGCTGACCTTCCTGGTGCTGCGCTACCTGCTCGCCACGCTACTTTTCATCGGCTTCTGTCTCGCGACTGGAGCCGCCTGGCCGAAAACATGGACGGCGGCCGGGCATGCGGTCGTTTCCGGAATCTTCCTGCACGGGCTTTATCTCGGCGCCGTATGGTGGGCGATCGGGCAAGGCGTTCCGGCGGCAATCTCCGGTATTATTGCCGGACTGCAGCCGTTGATGACGGCGGCCGTGGCCCCCGCCCTGATCGGTGAAAACCTGTCGGGCCAGCAGAGGCTTGGTCTGATTCTCGGCTTTCTCGGTATTGCACTGGCGGTCGTGCCGAAGGTAATGGCGATCGACACGGGCGCGACGCCGATCCACCTGTTCCCGGTGATCATCAACGTTCTGGGCATGGCGGCCGTCACCTACGGCACGATCTATCAGAAGCGGCATCTGCAGGACGGCGACATCCGCTCGATCGCGACACTGCAATATGTTGGCGCGCTGATCGTTACGGTACCGCTGGCATTTTTCCTGGAGGAGATGCGGGTCGTCTGGAGCGTGCAGTTATTTGCCGCGCTCGGCTGGGCGGTACTCGGCCTGTCGATGGGGGCAATAGCGCTGCTGCTCTATTTGATTCGGCGCGGGCAGGTGTCGCGGGCGGCCTCGCTGATCTATCTGGTGCCGCCGCTCGCCGCCGCGCAGGCTTGGCTGTTTTTCGATGAGGCGCTGACACTGCCGATGATCGTTGGAACGGTGATCGCGGTGACCGGTGTCTATCTCACCAATCGCAAGACGGTACCGTCGCCACATAAAAAACGGCGGGTCGAGCCCGCCGCTTTCAGTTCGCTGGACGCATAG
- a CDS encoding host attachment protein, whose translation MTTTWILAADGNQARLLKGVNFFKDGHQSPEQEIFQLDTQRAQDIMADKPGRSHSSVGHGRSAMEYSSDPVREIQQKFTSDVASKLDMYAQEGAFDRLVLCAAPQTLGHLRSILSPATRAKTMVEICKDYSNLPTDKLISSVRSAMSH comes from the coding sequence ATGACGACGACATGGATCCTTGCCGCCGATGGAAATCAGGCACGTCTGTTGAAGGGAGTGAATTTTTTCAAAGACGGACACCAAAGTCCCGAGCAGGAGATTTTTCAGCTGGATACCCAGCGTGCCCAGGACATCATGGCCGACAAGCCGGGACGGAGCCATTCGTCGGTTGGTCACGGGCGCTCGGCGATGGAATATTCGAGCGACCCGGTGCGCGAAATACAACAGAAGTTTACGTCAGACGTCGCGAGCAAGCTCGATATGTATGCGCAGGAAGGGGCCTTCGACCGCCTCGTGCTTTGTGCCGCGCCGCAGACGCTGGGCCACTTGCGCTCCATACTCTCTCCCGCCACGCGCGCAAAAACCATGGTGGAAATATGCAAGGATTACAGCAACCTTCCGACCGACAAGCTGATCTCGTCGGTCCGCTCGGCGATGTCCCACTGA
- a CDS encoding alpha-E domain-containing protein, which yields MLGRTANGLYWMFRYIERAENSARLIDAGLRMSLTRSQATEDDWDGVLQSSGVRDIYDDLYENLTSTDAIDFLLRDKANPSSVMSCIDSGRNNARMVRTALTRETWEATNECWLDLKTMLARRVKAADLPEAIDAIKRKTGLIRGAFHGTMLRNEIFNFSRIGTFIERADNTARILDVKYYVLLPAVSQVGSSIDNVQWESILRSVSAHRSYGWVYEAEYKPSHIADFLILNGRMPRSLAYCYEKIASNLGYLAREYGESHAAHATAEETLASLRSHSIKDVMDQGLHEYIENFISHNNRLGQEISDGYRFY from the coding sequence ATGCTTGGAAGAACCGCAAACGGCCTTTACTGGATGTTCCGCTATATCGAGCGGGCCGAAAACAGCGCCCGCCTGATCGATGCCGGCCTGCGCATGTCGCTCACGCGCTCGCAGGCGACGGAAGACGACTGGGACGGTGTGCTGCAAAGCTCGGGTGTCCGCGACATCTATGACGACCTCTACGAAAATCTGACCAGCACCGACGCGATCGACTTTCTGCTGCGCGACAAGGCGAACCCTTCGAGCGTGATGTCGTGCATCGACTCAGGCCGCAACAACGCCCGTATGGTCAGAACGGCGCTGACACGAGAAACCTGGGAAGCCACCAACGAATGCTGGCTCGACCTGAAGACAATGCTGGCCCGCCGGGTGAAAGCCGCGGACCTGCCTGAGGCAATCGACGCGATCAAGCGCAAGACTGGCCTGATCCGCGGCGCATTCCACGGCACCATGCTTCGCAACGAAATTTTCAATTTCTCGCGCATCGGCACCTTCATCGAACGCGCGGACAACACGGCGCGCATTCTGGATGTGAAATACTACGTGCTGCTTCCGGCCGTCTCGCAGGTGGGTTCCTCGATCGACAACGTGCAATGGGAATCGATCCTGCGATCGGTCTCGGCACATCGCTCCTACGGCTGGGTCTACGAGGCTGAATACAAGCCCTCCCACATTGCCGACTTCCTGATCCTCAACGGACGCATGCCGCGCTCTCTGGCCTATTGTTATGAAAAGATCGCCAGCAACCTCGGCTATCTCGCCCGTGAATACGGCGAAAGCCATGCAGCGCACGCAACCGCCGAGGAAACCCTGGCGTCGCTGCGCAGTCATTCTATCAAGGATGTGATGGACCAGGGTTTGCACGAATACATCGAGAACTTCATCAGCCACAACAACCGTCTGGGACAGGAAATCTCCGACGGCTACCGGTTCTACTAG